From one Tsukamurella tyrosinosolvens genomic stretch:
- a CDS encoding dihydrofolate reductase, translating into MIGLIWAQARGGVIGAEGGIPWHIPEDMTFFRESTAGSTVLMGRRTWDSLPPRFRPLPGRTNIVVTRDRSWQADGAVVQHEPTVPDGDVWVIGGGEIYAATLPLADVLAVTEVDADIVGDTRAPSIPAEFALEEDAGWRESSSGLRYRHLTYRRER; encoded by the coding sequence GTGATCGGCCTCATCTGGGCGCAGGCGCGCGGGGGAGTGATCGGCGCCGAAGGCGGCATCCCCTGGCACATCCCGGAGGACATGACGTTCTTCCGCGAGAGCACCGCCGGCAGCACCGTTCTCATGGGCCGGCGCACCTGGGACTCGCTGCCCCCGCGATTCCGCCCACTCCCGGGCCGCACGAACATCGTGGTCACGCGGGACCGGTCGTGGCAGGCCGACGGTGCCGTCGTCCAGCACGAGCCCACCGTCCCGGACGGCGATGTCTGGGTCATCGGAGGCGGCGAGATCTACGCCGCGACACTGCCGCTCGCTGATGTCCTCGCCGTCACCGAGGTAGACGCCGACATCGTGGGCGACACCCGCGCACCGTCGATCCCCGCGGAGTTCGCGCTGGAGGAGGACGCGGGCTGGCGGGAGTCGTCGTCGGGCCTGCGCTACCGGCACCTGACCTACCGGCGCGAGCGGTAG
- a CDS encoding magnesium transporter CorA family protein: MDVTIRTFVGDTDACFDVVHHAATEDATRALAAPSGLIWVDVLDPTEAEFAPFVEAMRLDKLAVEDALTVHERPKSLRYGEIMFVTAYTIAEDGATSRLSLFLFEHGVLTVRLGHGFPVDDVAENISDNADLLQYGPKSLELMLLDAVVDGYTARITAVDERLDDVESILFDGRSSDRVSQTTFDLHKQVGDLRRIVLPMRDVVGSVLRRVSAAPDLHELLPYAEDVYDHTMRAADWTEGLRDNVESVRSTNLALVDNQLNTVMKKLTSWAAIIAVPTAITGYFGQNVPYPGFGKEWGFWLSLLTMIALAGGLYAAFKRRGWL, translated from the coding sequence ATGGACGTGACCATCCGGACCTTCGTCGGTGACACCGACGCGTGTTTCGACGTCGTCCACCACGCCGCGACGGAGGACGCCACGCGGGCGCTGGCGGCACCGTCGGGACTGATCTGGGTGGACGTGCTCGACCCGACCGAGGCGGAGTTCGCGCCCTTCGTCGAGGCGATGCGGCTGGACAAGCTCGCCGTGGAGGACGCGCTCACGGTCCACGAACGCCCGAAGTCCCTGCGCTACGGCGAGATCATGTTCGTCACCGCGTACACGATCGCCGAGGACGGCGCCACGAGCCGGCTCTCGCTGTTCCTCTTCGAGCACGGAGTGCTGACGGTGCGCCTCGGCCACGGCTTCCCGGTCGACGACGTCGCCGAGAACATCTCGGACAACGCGGATCTGCTGCAGTACGGCCCGAAGTCGCTGGAGCTGATGCTGCTGGACGCGGTCGTCGACGGCTACACGGCCCGGATCACGGCGGTCGATGAGCGGCTCGACGACGTGGAATCGATTCTGTTCGACGGCCGCTCGAGCGACCGCGTCTCCCAGACCACCTTCGACCTGCACAAGCAGGTGGGCGACCTGCGCCGCATCGTGCTGCCGATGCGCGACGTGGTGGGCTCGGTGCTGCGCCGGGTGTCCGCAGCGCCCGACCTGCACGAGTTGCTGCCCTACGCCGAGGACGTCTACGACCACACCATGCGCGCCGCGGACTGGACCGAGGGCCTGCGTGACAACGTCGAATCTGTCCGCTCGACCAACCTGGCGCTGGTGGACAACCAGCTCAACACCGTGATGAAGAAGCTCACCAGCTGGGCCGCGATCATCGCGGTCCCCACCGCCATCACCGGCTACTTCGGCCAGAACGTGCCCTACCCGGGCTTCGGGAAGGAATGGGGCTTCTGGCTGAGCCTCCTGACGATGATCGCCCTCGCCGGTGGGCTCTACGCGGCGTTCAAGCGCCGCGGCTGGCTCTGA
- the dapB gene encoding 4-hydroxy-tetrahydrodipicolinate reductase has product MLNVGVLGSGGKVGRAMVDAVEAADDLSLSAAVDAGDMLTGLLDSNTQVVIDFTHPDVVMDNLKFLIDNGIHAVIGTTGFTDDRLDTVREWLAEKPEVGVLVAPNFAIGAVLTMRFAAQAAKYFDSVEIIELHHPHKADAPSGTATRTAELIAEAREEAGRGKMPDATSAEFDRARGARVDGVRVHSVRVAGLVAHQEVLLGTQGETLTIRHDSLDRSSFVPGVLLGVRGISSRPGLTVGIEPFMDL; this is encoded by the coding sequence ATGCTGAACGTGGGTGTCCTGGGATCCGGCGGCAAGGTGGGCCGCGCCATGGTCGATGCCGTGGAGGCGGCCGACGACCTGTCGCTGAGCGCGGCGGTGGACGCGGGTGACATGCTCACCGGCCTCCTCGACTCGAACACGCAGGTGGTCATCGACTTCACCCACCCCGACGTGGTGATGGACAACCTGAAGTTCCTCATCGACAACGGGATTCACGCCGTCATCGGTACCACCGGGTTCACCGACGACCGGCTCGACACCGTGCGCGAGTGGCTCGCCGAGAAGCCCGAGGTGGGGGTGCTCGTCGCGCCCAACTTCGCCATCGGCGCCGTGCTCACCATGCGCTTCGCCGCGCAGGCTGCGAAGTACTTCGACTCCGTCGAGATCATCGAGCTGCACCACCCGCACAAGGCGGACGCCCCCTCCGGCACCGCCACCCGCACCGCCGAGCTCATCGCCGAGGCCCGCGAAGAGGCCGGCCGCGGGAAGATGCCCGACGCCACCTCGGCCGAATTCGATCGCGCGCGCGGCGCCCGGGTCGACGGCGTCCGCGTGCATTCCGTGCGCGTCGCGGGTCTCGTCGCGCACCAGGAGGTGCTGCTGGGCACGCAGGGCGAGACCCTGACCATTCGGCACGATTCCCTCGACCGCAGCTCGTTCGTCCCCGGCGTCCTGCTCGGTGTGCGCGGCATCTCCTCGCGGCCCGGCCTCACGGTGGGCATCGAGCCGTTCATGGATCTGTGA
- a CDS encoding FtsK/SpoIIIE family DNA translocase: MASKTTTRARGSANSRSGGARTSRAASPTRSRQAAPRSRGKQGAAAPKAASGAGGGVARGLGAGWKLLAKGVGGVVRTGGRPDADEPAPGATGEVATPKPTHSRDGLALVLFAVAIILGAAVYFDAGGPVGSFFSTGVRAVVGWFAVLVPPLAIALGVVMMRRPDNPSAHVRHRVGAALIVLPFLGLLHIASGGPSTFDDRAAAGGYLGYVVGGPLTDGFTAWISVPLLVLVALFGLLLVSGMTVREIIDRLKFYFGVDMREQYGDEEPLDDEDLDSPFAAFDAGRGDTATRALTPYGDPYDNYPADPEPPKRSRRRKAAAEDEPAPSDEVTAPITPEPAPSEEPTVEVPPAPKPRRAAVVKDHTPPPAPKATEFTVARTIDSEDYILPPADLLIEGEPAKAGTSANDAMIDAISGVMEQFKIDAAVTGYTRGPTVTRYELELGPGVKVEKVTQLHRNISYAVATDNVRLLAPIPGKSAVGIEVPNTDREMVRLADVLAADNTRKDTHPLVIGLGKDIEGEMVNANLAKMPHLLVAGSTGSGKSSFVNSMLVSLLARATPDEVRMILIDPKMVELTPYEGIPHLITPIITDPKKAAAALAWLVEEMEQRYKDMQASRVRHIDDFNRKVRSGEITTPLGSERVYRPYPYIVAIVDELADLMMTAPRDVEEAIVRITQKARAAGIHLVLATQRPSVDVVTGLIKTNVPSRLAFATSSLTDSRVILDQPGAEKLIGMGDALFLPMGGKSTRMQGAFITDEEITSVVDFVRNQAEPEYANGVTETKVEKKDVDPDIGDDLDVFLQAVELVVSSQFGSTSMLQRKLRVGFAKAGRLMDLMESRDIVGPSEGSKARDVLVTPDELPGLMVMLRGGGEVAQEADEPDF, translated from the coding sequence ATGGCATCGAAGACCACCACCCGCGCGCGCGGGTCCGCGAACTCCCGCTCCGGGGGCGCGCGCACCAGCCGCGCCGCGAGCCCGACGCGCAGCCGCCAGGCCGCCCCGCGCTCGCGCGGTAAGCAGGGCGCCGCGGCCCCGAAGGCCGCCTCGGGCGCCGGTGGGGGAGTGGCGCGCGGCCTCGGCGCCGGATGGAAGCTGCTGGCCAAGGGGGTCGGGGGTGTCGTGCGCACCGGTGGCCGGCCCGACGCCGACGAGCCCGCGCCCGGCGCCACAGGAGAGGTCGCCACCCCCAAGCCGACGCACTCGCGCGACGGACTCGCGCTGGTCCTGTTCGCCGTCGCGATCATCCTCGGAGCGGCCGTCTACTTCGACGCCGGCGGGCCCGTGGGCTCGTTCTTCTCGACGGGCGTCCGCGCGGTGGTCGGCTGGTTCGCCGTGCTCGTGCCGCCGCTCGCCATCGCCCTCGGCGTGGTCATGATGCGCCGCCCCGACAACCCGTCCGCGCATGTGCGGCACCGCGTCGGCGCCGCCCTCATCGTCCTGCCGTTCCTGGGCCTGCTGCACATCGCGTCCGGCGGACCGTCGACCTTCGACGACCGCGCCGCGGCCGGTGGCTACCTCGGGTACGTCGTCGGCGGCCCGCTCACCGACGGTTTCACCGCCTGGATCTCGGTGCCCCTGCTCGTCCTCGTGGCACTCTTCGGCCTGCTCCTGGTGAGCGGAATGACGGTGCGCGAGATCATCGACCGGCTCAAGTTCTACTTCGGCGTCGACATGCGGGAGCAGTACGGCGACGAGGAGCCGCTCGACGACGAGGACCTCGACTCGCCGTTCGCCGCCTTCGACGCGGGGCGCGGCGACACCGCGACCCGCGCGCTGACCCCGTACGGCGACCCGTACGACAACTACCCGGCCGATCCCGAGCCGCCGAAGCGCAGTCGCCGCCGCAAGGCCGCCGCCGAGGACGAGCCGGCCCCGTCGGACGAGGTGACGGCACCGATCACGCCCGAGCCGGCACCGTCGGAGGAGCCGACCGTCGAGGTGCCGCCGGCGCCCAAGCCGCGCCGCGCCGCGGTGGTCAAGGACCACACGCCGCCCCCCGCGCCGAAGGCGACCGAGTTCACCGTCGCGCGGACCATCGACAGCGAGGACTACATCCTCCCGCCCGCCGACCTGCTCATCGAGGGCGAGCCGGCCAAGGCGGGGACCAGCGCGAACGACGCCATGATCGACGCGATCAGCGGGGTCATGGAGCAGTTCAAGATCGATGCGGCCGTCACCGGCTACACCCGCGGCCCGACGGTCACCCGGTACGAGCTCGAGCTCGGCCCCGGCGTCAAGGTCGAGAAGGTCACCCAGCTGCACCGCAACATCTCCTACGCGGTGGCGACGGACAACGTCCGCCTGCTGGCCCCGATCCCCGGCAAGTCGGCGGTGGGCATCGAGGTGCCCAACACCGACCGCGAGATGGTGCGCCTGGCCGACGTGCTCGCCGCCGACAACACGCGCAAGGACACGCACCCGCTGGTCATCGGCCTCGGCAAGGACATCGAGGGCGAGATGGTCAACGCCAACCTCGCGAAGATGCCCCACCTGCTGGTCGCCGGTTCGACGGGCTCCGGCAAGTCGAGCTTCGTGAACTCGATGCTCGTCTCGCTCCTCGCGCGCGCCACCCCCGACGAGGTGCGGATGATCCTCATCGACCCGAAGATGGTCGAGCTCACGCCCTACGAGGGCATCCCGCACCTCATCACGCCCATCATCACCGACCCGAAGAAGGCCGCCGCCGCGCTGGCCTGGCTGGTCGAGGAGATGGAGCAGCGGTACAAGGACATGCAGGCCTCGCGCGTGCGGCACATCGACGACTTCAACCGGAAGGTGCGCTCCGGCGAGATCACCACGCCGCTCGGCAGCGAGCGCGTGTACCGGCCGTACCCGTACATCGTCGCCATCGTCGACGAGCTCGCCGACCTCATGATGACCGCGCCGCGCGACGTCGAGGAGGCGATCGTCCGGATCACGCAGAAGGCCCGCGCCGCCGGCATCCACCTGGTGCTCGCGACGCAGCGCCCGTCGGTCGACGTCGTCACCGGCCTGATCAAGACCAACGTCCCGTCGCGCCTCGCGTTCGCCACGAGCTCGCTCACGGACTCGCGGGTCATCCTCGACCAGCCCGGCGCCGAGAAGCTGATCGGCATGGGCGACGCGCTGTTCCTGCCGATGGGCGGCAAGTCGACCCGTATGCAGGGCGCGTTCATCACCGACGAGGAGATCACCTCCGTCGTCGACTTCGTGCGCAACCAGGCCGAGCCGGAGTACGCCAACGGCGTCACCGAGACGAAGGTCGAGAAGAAGGACGTCGACCCGGACATCGGCGACGACCTGGACGTCTTCCTGCAGGCCGTCGAGCTGGTGGTGTCCTCGCAGTTCGGCTCGACGTCGATGCTGCAGCGCAAGCTGCGCGTGGGGTTCGCCAAGGCCGGCCGGCTCATGGACCTCATGGAGTCGCGCGACATCGTCGGTCCGTCCGAGGGCTCCAAGGCACGCGACGTGCTGGTCACGCCCGACGAACTGCCCGGCCTGATGGTGATGCTGCGCGGCGGCGGCGAGGTCGCTCAGGAAGCGGACGAACCGGACTTCTGA
- the dapA gene encoding 4-hydroxy-tetrahydrodipicolinate synthase, whose translation MSATPATTTPTTPFGAISVAMVTPFKADGTLDLEAGQKLASHLADQGCDGLIVAGTTGESPTTQPWEKIQFLKAIIEAVGDRVKITAGVGTYDTDESAVFARDAAEAGAHGLLVVTPYYSRPPQAGLLAHFTTVADATDLPVLLYDIPPRSVVAIETDTLRRLAEHKNIIGVKDAKGDLGAGARLIAETDLQFLSGDDPLNLPWLSVGALGFVSVIGHVVAPQLRAMRDAYFAGDNARAKDINASLGPVYEAMAGLGGVTFSKAALALQGLDMGVPRLPQVPPTGEQRDRLAALLTQAGVL comes from the coding sequence ATGAGTGCGACCCCGGCGACCACAACGCCCACCACCCCGTTCGGCGCGATCTCCGTGGCGATGGTGACCCCGTTCAAGGCGGACGGCACGCTGGACCTCGAAGCCGGACAGAAGTTGGCGTCGCACCTCGCCGACCAGGGCTGCGACGGGCTCATCGTCGCGGGCACCACGGGAGAGTCGCCCACCACCCAGCCGTGGGAGAAGATTCAGTTCCTCAAGGCCATCATCGAGGCCGTCGGTGACCGCGTGAAGATCACCGCGGGCGTCGGCACCTACGACACCGACGAGTCCGCCGTCTTCGCGCGCGACGCCGCCGAGGCGGGCGCGCACGGACTGCTCGTGGTCACCCCGTACTACTCCCGCCCCCCGCAGGCGGGACTGCTCGCCCACTTCACGACGGTGGCCGACGCCACCGACCTGCCCGTGCTGCTCTACGACATCCCGCCGCGGTCCGTGGTCGCGATCGAGACGGACACGCTGCGCAGGCTCGCCGAGCACAAGAACATCATCGGCGTGAAGGACGCGAAGGGCGACCTCGGCGCCGGCGCCCGGCTCATCGCCGAGACCGACCTGCAGTTCCTCTCCGGCGACGACCCGCTGAACCTGCCCTGGCTCTCCGTGGGCGCGCTCGGTTTCGTCTCCGTCATCGGGCACGTCGTCGCGCCGCAGCTGCGCGCGATGCGCGACGCCTACTTCGCGGGCGACAACGCCCGCGCCAAGGACATCAACGCCTCCCTCGGGCCCGTCTACGAGGCCATGGCCGGCCTCGGCGGCGTGACCTTCTCGAAGGCGGCACTGGCCCTGCAGGGCCTGGATATGGGCGTACCGCGGCTTCCGCAGGTGCCGCCCACCGGTGAACAGCGCGACCGGCTCGCAGCGCTACTGACCCAAGCGGGGGTGCTCTAA
- a CDS encoding TIGR03085 family metal-binding protein encodes MKPARSERAALVDAARAAGPDAPTLCGEWTVRELLAHLILREGRPDAMAGILVRPLAGYTERVQAGIAARSFDDLLATVAGGPPRLSPLRLVDGQANLGEYFVHTEDIRRAAAGWTPRVLDKRVERGLHDVVARIARLTMRGAPLRISLTTEEGTVAVAGRGPQVAVIGAISEVTMWAFGRDEALVTFEGADGDIDLLGSVVRSL; translated from the coding sequence GTGAAGCCTGCTCGGAGTGAACGCGCCGCCCTCGTCGACGCGGCGCGCGCCGCCGGACCCGACGCCCCGACGCTGTGCGGTGAGTGGACGGTTCGTGAGCTGCTCGCGCACCTGATTCTCCGCGAGGGGCGCCCCGACGCCATGGCGGGCATCCTCGTCCGCCCCCTCGCCGGGTACACCGAACGGGTCCAGGCGGGTATCGCGGCCCGGTCGTTCGACGATCTGCTCGCGACGGTGGCGGGCGGCCCGCCGCGCCTGTCGCCCCTGCGCCTGGTCGATGGGCAGGCGAACCTGGGCGAGTACTTCGTGCACACCGAGGACATCCGGCGGGCCGCGGCGGGGTGGACTCCGCGCGTGCTCGACAAGCGGGTCGAGCGCGGCCTGCACGACGTGGTCGCGCGCATCGCGCGGCTCACGATGCGCGGTGCTCCGCTGCGGATCAGTCTCACCACGGAGGAGGGCACGGTCGCCGTGGCGGGGCGCGGACCCCAGGTCGCCGTGATCGGCGCGATCAGCGAGGTCACGATGTGGGCGTTCGGTCGCGACGAGGCTCTGGTCACCTTCGAAGGCGCTGACGGCGACATCGATCTGCTCGGCTCGGTGGTCCGATCGCTCTGA
- a CDS encoding ribonuclease J codes for MTDGAAGGARRSRKATRQAGPPAEPKPVISTSAARVVVEDKAPAAQAPPAQAPAAKQAPAKAEAKQPQKSASKGGGNRRGGGRRGGGQKAPSAAVERLGAPPKLPKGGMRVVALGGIKEIGRNMTVFEYDGKLLVVDCGVLFPEDQQPGVDLILPDFRYIEDRIKDVEAIVLTHGHEDHIGAVPFLLRLRPDIPVVGAKFTLALVKAKCDEHRLRPKLIEVREGESTSHGPFECEYFAVNHSIPDAIAVAIHAGGQVALHTGDIKLDQLPLDGRLTDLAGFSRLGDAGVDLFLVDSTNAEVPGFVTPEREIGPVLDNVIGRAKGRVIVASFASHVHRIQQIAEVAMAHNRRITFVGRSMVRNMALAQELGYMHLPEGVEVDLDTAASLPDDRVVLISTGSQGEPLAALSRMARGEHRNITISPNDLVVLASSLIPGNENSVFAVVNGLSKLGAKVITQQSAKVHVSGHASAGELLYLYNAVRPRNAMPVHGEWRHLRANAALAEATGVPKDRIMLAEDGVVVDLVGGVAKIVGQVPVGHVYVDGSSVGDVGESTLSDRLVLGEGGFIAITVAIDEEGNAVSKPEVSGRGFSDDPTALKEAEQLVEDVIADLAAEGVKEAHRIAQGVRRAVGRWVDKAYRRRPMIVPTVIVVGE; via the coding sequence ATGACCGACGGTGCAGCAGGCGGAGCCCGACGGAGCCGCAAGGCCACCCGACAGGCGGGACCGCCTGCCGAGCCCAAGCCGGTGATCTCCACCTCGGCGGCGCGGGTCGTCGTCGAGGACAAGGCCCCGGCGGCCCAGGCGCCCCCGGCGCAGGCCCCGGCCGCGAAGCAGGCGCCGGCGAAGGCCGAGGCGAAGCAGCCGCAGAAGTCCGCGTCGAAGGGTGGCGGGAACCGTCGCGGCGGCGGGCGGCGCGGTGGTGGGCAGAAGGCACCGTCGGCCGCGGTGGAGCGGCTGGGCGCCCCGCCCAAGCTGCCCAAGGGCGGCATGCGCGTCGTCGCGCTCGGCGGCATCAAGGAGATCGGTCGCAACATGACCGTCTTCGAGTACGACGGCAAACTGCTCGTCGTCGACTGCGGCGTGCTCTTCCCCGAGGACCAGCAGCCCGGCGTCGACCTGATCCTCCCGGACTTCCGGTACATCGAGGACCGCATCAAGGACGTCGAGGCCATCGTGCTCACGCACGGCCACGAGGACCACATCGGCGCGGTGCCCTTCCTGCTGCGCCTGCGGCCCGACATCCCCGTCGTGGGCGCCAAGTTCACGCTCGCGCTGGTCAAGGCCAAGTGCGACGAGCACCGACTGCGGCCCAAGCTGATCGAGGTGCGCGAGGGCGAGTCGACGAGCCACGGCCCGTTCGAGTGCGAGTACTTCGCCGTGAACCACTCCATCCCCGACGCGATCGCCGTGGCGATCCACGCGGGCGGCCAGGTGGCGCTGCACACCGGCGACATCAAGCTCGACCAGCTGCCGCTCGACGGCCGCCTCACCGACCTCGCCGGCTTCTCGCGCCTCGGCGACGCGGGCGTGGACCTGTTCCTCGTCGACTCGACCAACGCCGAGGTCCCCGGCTTCGTGACCCCGGAGCGGGAGATCGGCCCGGTGCTCGACAACGTGATCGGGCGGGCCAAGGGCCGCGTGATCGTGGCGTCGTTCGCCTCGCACGTGCACCGCATCCAGCAGATCGCCGAAGTCGCGATGGCCCACAACCGGCGGATCACCTTCGTCGGCCGGTCGATGGTGCGGAACATGGCGCTCGCGCAGGAGCTCGGTTACATGCACCTGCCCGAGGGTGTCGAGGTCGACCTCGACACCGCGGCGTCGCTGCCCGACGACCGCGTCGTGCTCATCTCCACCGGCTCGCAGGGTGAGCCCCTGGCCGCGCTCTCGCGCATGGCCCGCGGCGAGCACCGCAACATCACCATCTCGCCGAACGACCTCGTCGTGCTGGCCAGCTCGCTCATCCCGGGCAACGAGAACTCCGTGTTCGCGGTGGTCAACGGGCTGTCGAAGCTCGGCGCCAAGGTGATCACGCAGCAGAGCGCGAAGGTCCACGTCTCCGGCCACGCCAGCGCCGGCGAACTGCTGTACCTGTACAACGCGGTGCGCCCGCGCAACGCCATGCCCGTGCACGGCGAGTGGCGGCACCTGCGCGCCAACGCCGCCCTGGCCGAGGCCACCGGTGTACCGAAGGACCGCATCATGCTCGCCGAGGACGGCGTCGTGGTCGACCTGGTCGGCGGCGTCGCGAAGATCGTCGGGCAGGTGCCCGTCGGTCACGTCTACGTGGACGGCAGCTCCGTCGGCGACGTCGGCGAGTCGACGCTGTCCGACCGCCTCGTCCTGGGCGAGGGCGGCTTCATCGCCATCACCGTCGCGATCGACGAGGAGGGCAACGCCGTCAGCAAGCCCGAGGTCTCCGGCCGCGGCTTCTCCGACGACCCGACCGCGCTCAAGGAGGCGGAGCAGCTCGTCGAGGACGTGATCGCCGACCTGGCCGCCGAGGGCGTCAAGGAGGCGCACCGCATCGCGCAGGGTGTCCGACGGGCCGTGGGCCGCTGGGTCGACAAGGCCTACCGCCGCCGGCCGATGATCGTCCCCACCGTGATCGTGGTGGGGGAGTAG
- a CDS encoding MmcQ/YjbR family DNA-binding protein: MTARPDVPDEWIDRLAGILEAFPECVADRAWVGTRWRVRGATVAHVFGGEDQQFRLIFRAEPGEVPAFENLGDPYFRVNWGESTVGIIVDERTDWAEVAELLTDSYCVQAPASLAELVERPEAAGP; this comes from the coding sequence GTGACCGCCCGACCAGACGTTCCCGACGAATGGATCGACCGCCTCGCCGGGATCCTCGAGGCCTTCCCCGAGTGCGTCGCCGACCGCGCCTGGGTGGGCACGCGCTGGCGCGTCCGCGGGGCGACGGTGGCCCACGTCTTCGGCGGGGAGGACCAGCAGTTCCGGCTCATCTTCCGCGCCGAGCCCGGCGAGGTCCCGGCGTTCGAGAACCTCGGCGACCCGTACTTCCGGGTCAACTGGGGCGAGAGCACCGTCGGCATCATCGTCGACGAGCGCACCGACTGGGCCGAGGTCGCCGAGCTGCTCACCGACTCCTACTGCGTGCAGGCACCGGCGTCCCTCGCCGAGCTCGTGGAGCGACCCGAGGCCGCCGGGCCCTAG
- a CDS encoding DinB family protein — protein sequence MAESRLDLLRWQFDLTWALGEVHLAELTPDDFRWEPAALCWTMRRGDDGVWIADWAETEPDPIPVPTMAWLSWHIGWWWSTTADHLLGRPVRERESVRWPGPDGAVAWLTGIRDEWLTVLDTLTEERLDEPSGFPWPPDADLTVGNQVAWVNAELMKNLAEIGQQRVARAALNAG from the coding sequence GTGGCTGAATCGCGGCTCGACCTCCTGCGGTGGCAGTTCGATCTGACCTGGGCGCTCGGCGAGGTGCATCTCGCCGAGCTGACGCCCGACGACTTCCGGTGGGAACCGGCGGCCCTGTGTTGGACGATGCGCCGTGGCGACGACGGGGTGTGGATCGCCGATTGGGCCGAGACCGAGCCCGACCCGATTCCCGTCCCGACGATGGCGTGGCTCAGCTGGCACATCGGCTGGTGGTGGAGCACCACCGCCGACCACCTGCTCGGCCGCCCGGTCCGGGAGCGCGAGTCCGTGCGGTGGCCCGGGCCCGACGGTGCGGTGGCCTGGCTGACGGGGATCCGCGACGAGTGGCTGACCGTCCTCGACACGCTTACCGAGGAGCGCCTGGACGAGCCGTCGGGGTTCCCCTGGCCGCCGGACGCAGATCTGACCGTGGGGAACCAGGTCGCGTGGGTCAATGCCGAGCTGATGAAGAACCTCGCCGAGATCGGCCAGCAGCGCGTCGCCCGCGCGGCGCTGAACGCCGGCTGA
- a CDS encoding thymidylate synthase — translation MIATPYEDLLRDVLENGTHRPDRTGTGTRSVFGRQLRYDLSQGFPLITTKRVHMKSIAYELLWFLRGDSNVRWLQDNGVTIWDEWAAPDGELGPVYGVQWRSWPTPNGEHIDQISAAIETLRTNPSSRRNIVSAWNVAEIENMALPPCHAFFQFYAADGKLSCQLYQRSADLFLGVPFNIASYALLTHMVAAQVGLEPGDFVWTGGDCHIYDNHVEQVTEQLSRDPYPYPRLELAERASIFDYAYEDITVHDYQHHPAIKAPVAV, via the coding sequence GTGATCGCGACGCCCTACGAAGACCTGCTCCGCGACGTGCTGGAGAACGGCACGCACCGGCCGGACCGCACGGGTACCGGGACGCGGAGCGTCTTCGGGCGCCAGCTCCGGTACGACCTGTCCCAGGGCTTCCCGCTCATCACCACCAAGCGGGTGCACATGAAGTCCATCGCGTACGAGCTGCTGTGGTTCCTGCGTGGCGATTCGAACGTCAGGTGGCTGCAGGACAACGGCGTCACCATCTGGGACGAGTGGGCGGCGCCGGACGGCGAGCTCGGCCCCGTCTACGGGGTGCAGTGGCGCAGCTGGCCCACCCCGAACGGTGAGCACATCGACCAGATCAGCGCGGCGATCGAGACGCTGCGGACCAACCCGTCCAGCCGGCGCAACATCGTCTCCGCGTGGAACGTCGCCGAGATCGAGAACATGGCGCTGCCGCCCTGTCATGCGTTCTTCCAGTTCTACGCCGCGGACGGCAAGCTGAGCTGCCAGCTCTACCAGCGCAGCGCCGACCTCTTCCTCGGCGTGCCGTTCAACATCGCGAGCTACGCGCTCCTCACCCACATGGTCGCCGCGCAGGTGGGCCTCGAGCCCGGCGACTTCGTGTGGACCGGCGGCGACTGCCACATCTACGACAACCACGTGGAGCAGGTCACCGAGCAGCTCAGCCGCGACCCGTACCCGTACCCCCGGCTCGAACTCGCCGAGCGGGCCAGCATCTTCGACTACGCGTACGAGGACATCACGGTCCACGACTACCAGCACCATCCCGCGATCAAGGCCCCGGTGGCCGTCTAG
- a CDS encoding flavodoxin family protein, protein MAVLLVIHHTPSPHCQEMFEAVIAGATDPDIEGVEVVRRAALAVTASDVLAADGYVLGSPANLGYMSGALKHAFDTIYYPCLDSTRDRPFGLYLHANEGGEGAERAVDSITAGLGWQKVTPHVVVSGKPSKADVEACWNLGATVAAQLMGQ, encoded by the coding sequence ATGGCCGTGCTCCTGGTGATCCACCACACGCCGTCTCCGCACTGCCAGGAGATGTTCGAGGCGGTGATCGCGGGGGCCACCGATCCGGACATCGAGGGCGTCGAGGTGGTGCGGCGCGCGGCGCTCGCCGTGACCGCGTCGGACGTACTGGCCGCGGACGGCTACGTCCTCGGCTCGCCCGCGAATCTCGGTTACATGTCCGGTGCGCTCAAGCACGCCTTCGACACGATCTACTATCCCTGCCTCGATTCGACCCGCGACCGGCCGTTCGGGCTGTACCTGCACGCGAACGAGGGCGGCGAGGGAGCCGAGCGGGCCGTCGACTCGATCACCGCCGGGCTGGGGTGGCAGAAGGTGACGCCGCACGTCGTGGTGTCGGGCAAGCCGTCGAAGGCGGACGTCGAGGCGTGCTGGAATCTCGGTGCGACGGTCGCCGCACAGCTCATGGGGCAGTGA